The uncultured Pseudodesulfovibrio sp. genome contains the following window.
ACCGGTGATGACAACCAGAAATACAAGGGCATGGTCTTCCTGCCGAACGTCAAGGACGCGGACTACAACTATGTGCGCTCCATGTACGCGACCATCGGCTATCCCCAGTACTCGGACTTCGTGGGTGACTGATGCTGAAGTTCAATACGTCCGCCGGGGAAGTCTCCCCGGCGGCCTTTTCCGGTGAGCATATGGAGATTCGGGTCAAGGGGCTGGTCAAGTCCTTTGGCCGGAATACCATCCTGGACGGGGTGGATCTGGCCGTGAACAAGGGCGAGGCGGTGGCGCTTGTCGGTTCCAACGGCGCGGGCAAGTCGACTTTTCTGCGCTGCCTGTTGCGGCTCATAGAGCCGAGTGATGGAAGCGTGGAGATGGGCGGGGCTGACGTCCTGTCTCTGGGCCGGGCGGGCCTGCGCAAGTTGCGCAGCCAGGTCGGTTTCGTCTTTCAGAAGCACAATCTGGTGCCGCGTTTGACCGCCCTGACCAACGTTCTGCACGGAGCCCAGAGCCGAAAACGCGGGCCGCGGGTCTGGTGGCACATGCTGGCCACGGACGGGGAGCGCCAGGAGGCCATGCGCTGTCTGCAACTGGTCGGTCTGTCCCATGTGGCCGAGCAGCGGGTGGACCAGCTCTCGGGCGGCCAGTCCCAGCGGGTGGCCATCGCCCGGGCGCTCATGCAGCGGCCCCGCATCATGTTTGCGGACGAACCCGTTGCCAGCCTCGACCCCAATGCAGGCGAGGAGGTCATGCGCCTGTTCGTGGACCTCATCCGCGAGCGGGGGCTGACCCTGGTCTACACCTCCCATTCCGTGCGTCACGCTCTCGAATACTCGGACCGGGTCATCGGACTGCGCGACGGGCATATCGAGATGGACAGCGACTCATCCAAACTGAATGAGGGGACCTTGCGGAGGATCTATGGCTGACCGTACTCGCCAGGACAATCGATTCGTTTACGACGGGCAGGCCACGGACCCCGGTCTGCTGCCCATCCGCTTCCCGAGGCCCAGCGCGCTGTCTTTCGCTCTCTATGCGGCAGGGCTGGCGTTTTTCATCGTCTCCATGCGGAACATCAATTTCTCGCTGACCGAGTTCGTGCACGGCTTCCCCTACATCGTGGACCTCATTTCCGAGATGTTTCCGCCTTCCCTGCGGCGTGTTGACGCGGTGGCCATGTCCCTGCTCGAGACATTGCAGATGGCGCTGGTCGGTACGGTCTTCGGGGTGGTCTTCAGTTTGGTGCTGGGCATTCTCGCGAGCAAGAGCCAGACGCCCAACAAGGTCCTGTACTATTTCTCCAGAAACCTCATCGCCTTGTTTCGGACCGTGCCGGATCTGATCTGGGCGCTGTTCTTCGTGGTCATGGTCGGTCTGGGGCCGTTCGCTGGCACCCTGGCGATCATGGTCGATACCATGGGGTTCTGCGGCCGCTTCTTCGCCGAGGCCATGGAGGAAGTGGACAAGGGACCGCAGGAGGCCCTGGAAGCATTGGGAGCGAGCCGTCTGGGTACGGTCATCTGCGCCGTTATCCCGGCCGCGCTGCCGTCATTTGTGAACACCGCCCTGTTCAGCCTGGAAAAGGCAACGCGGTCCTCGGTTGTGCTGGGGCTCGTCGGAGCAGGAGGCATAGGCATCGAGCTCAAGGTTTCCATGGACATGTTCATGTATTCCGAGGCCTCGACCATCATCCTGATGATCTTCTGCCTGGTCCTGCTTGTGGAGCAGCTTTCTTCCCGCTTGAGGAAACGGATTATCTAGCTCAGTCCAGAAACGTCTTGATGACCAGTTCGATCTTGTCACCGCCGTATCGGGTTATCCCGAAGTCAACGGGCACCCCGAGTTCGTCCACGTTGACCGAACGGGTCTCCAGAACCGGGCAATGACGGGGAAGGCCAAGCAAACGGGCCTCCTCGGAAGTCGCCTGCCGGGTCAGGATACGGGTTTCCTCGCGGAAGTAGTCGGCCACGCCATGGGCGACGAGGCACTGGGTGATGGACCCGGTTCGCCGGAAGGTGTCATGCAGACCGGCAAATCGCGGCCGAGGGAAATAATGGGTGGTCAGGGACAGGGGGCGGTCTTCGGCCTTGCGCAGGATTTCGAGCACCGAGACCTGGGCGGTTGGCTGTATCTGGAGCGCCCTAGATACGGCATCCCCGGCCTCGGCCACATGATGCCCGATGAGCACCCCGTCGTGGGAGCGATTCTGCCGGTTCAGATTGTCGCTGAACCGCGTGCGCCGCGAAACCAGATATTCCACAACATGCTCGCTGACGAACGTGCCCCGTCCCTTTTCCGACCGGACCAGGGCCTGCTCCTGAAGGTGGGACAAGGCCCGCCGCACGGTGTGTCGGTTGACGCTGTACCATTTGGCCAGCGTGCTTTCGGCAGGCAGACGTTCTCCTCTTGAGAAATGCCCGCGGGTGATTTCCCGTTCCAGGGCCGAGGCTATCTGCCGCCACAGCGGAGACCGGCGGCTTCTGTCCAGCAGGAACCGTCTGTCCGAGTCATCGGCATGTGAGTTCAGTCCGCTCATGGTCTGGCAATGCCACTGATCGGCCCCCTTGTCTGTATCGGTGAGGTTAAGATTCCGCTTTCGTTCGCTCTCCCGAATCACGTTTGGGTCGGCCTTCATCCTTGACATGAATAGGCCACATTTACGGAGGATCGGGCAATCCTCCCGGAAGGGAAGTTGGTATGAATAATCATTGTTCCCTGGTCGATGCCGATTGTATTGACGGCATAGTGTCGGCGGTTATCGACCCAGCGTCTGCCGGGCGTCTACGGACACCCCTGGTCGATAAGGGAAACCCGTATAGTTCAACTTTCATGGAGAGTGACCATGTGCGAAGCTTGCAAGAATAAAGCGCATACCGTTGAGAAGAGTGTTTCCGATCCCGAAAACAAGAGCCGTCGGGAGTTCATGGCAAACGGCGCCAAGATTGCGGCCGGCGTGGGCCTGACCACCGCGTTCGGGGCCGGGCTGACCGCCGGGGCGAGCGAGGCCCAGGCCAAGGACAACGCCATGGCCGAGTCCACGGTCCGTGCCTGGGGCGCGGACAGCAAGGAAGGGCATTTCCATCCCATGGACATCAAGCGCCGGGCGGTCGGTCCCAACGACGTGAAGATGGATATTCTTTTCGCCGGAATCTGCCATTCCGACATCCACACCGTGCACAGCGATTGGGGGCCTGCCCATTATCCCCTGGTGCCCGGCCACGAGATGGTCGGCCGTGTGGTTGCCGTGGGCAGCAACGTCACCCGGTTCAAGGTGGGCGACGTCGGCGGCGTGGGCTGCATGGTCGATTCCTGCGGCGTCTGCGAGAACTGCAAGGCCGACCGTGAGCAGAACTGCCTTAACGGCACCACCTTCACCTACGATTCCGAAGACAAGGTCTCCGGCGGCTTCACCTACGGTGGCTATTCCAAAGCCATCGTGGTCAAGGAGCATTTCGTGGTCAACATCCCGGACAACATGGATCTTTCGCGCGTCGCGCCGATCATGTGCGCGGGTATCACGACGTTCTCTCCCATGCAGCATTGGGAGCTCATGAAGGGCCAGAACCTCGCCGTGATCGGGCTGGGCGGTCTGGGCCATATGGCGGTCAAGCTCGGCGCTGCTCACGGCGCGAACGTCACCGTTTTCACGACCACGCAGGACAAGATGGCCGACGCCAAGAAAATGGGCGCAAAAGAGGCCGTGCTGTGGTCCGACGAGGCGGCGTTCAAGCGCTATCAGGCAAGCTTCGATCTGATGATCTCGACGGTTCCCGTGCCGTTCAAGATCCAGCCGTTCCTGAACCTGCTGAAGCTGGACGCCACCCTGGTCAACGTCGGTGATCTGTTCGACATGGACGGCATCAACGGCATGGCCCTGGCTTTCGGACGGCACAGCCTGGCCGGCTCCATGATCGGCGGCATGAAGGAGACCCAGGCGGTTGTCGACTATTGCGCCTCCCACAACATTGCCCCTGACGTGGAGATCATCAAGCCTTCCGAGATCGAGCGCGCCTACCAGAGCGTGGTGAACAAGGAAGCCCGGTATCGCTTCGTCATCGATATGCAGAACGCCTAATTCGTAGAAACTTCATCAGGCCCCGCGTCCGCAAAATGGACCGGGGCCTTTTTTTTTGGCGAGGAGTCCGCCAGTCGCCTTTCCCCGGTTTCGGCGTCCATAATTGCATGGGAAGATAAACGATAGTAAGAGGTTGTCTGAGCAGGATTTGGTCTGACACCCTGAGACGGTTGCTATGAAACGATCATGTTCATATATTCAGGCGTGTTGGAAGCAACCTCTATAGGCGGGGAAAACGCGGGCCTTCTGGCGGTCTGTTCGGCTAGGGGACCGTTTGTATCCGAAGGTATTGAAATTGCAATGGGTCCGGCATAGAAACAACGAGCGTCAACCTCTTGAACCGTAACCGGTGGAATGATGGTTCAATTTCTGGTCCAGTCCAATTACCTGCGCGAGGTGCAACGTACCTTCGGCGGCGGGGGAACCCTCGATTTTAAGGAACTGCTGTTCCGGACTTTGTCCGTGGCCGTTCCCATGTTCGTTGTTTACGTTCTGTGGCGTTACCGGCTGCTTATTTTGCATGTGGCCGGACGCTGGGCGTCCCGGTTGTTGCGTAGCCGAAAGCGGCGGGCCGTGGAAAACTATCTTGTCTCCCGGTCGGTGGTCATCGAGGTCTGTCTGTATACGGGGGGCGTGGTGGGGCGCAAACTGTGCGACGCCCGAATATCCAGCGTGGCCGGTGGGAAGATGCATCTTCAGCTCCTCGCCGCAAATCCGACCTTCACCCATCTCAAGCACCTGCGTGTCATCTGCTTTACCCGGCCCTTCGCCTATTCGGGCAAGCGTATTAACGCGTTCACCACGCTGGTTACCCATGTGCGCAAGAGCGGTGTGGTTCTCAAGGGGATGAGCCTGCTCACGCCGGTTCGCTACCGGTTCATCCTCAGACGGCGTCATTCGCGCCAGCGGGTGGCTCAGGAGGGGGCGGTTCGGGTCAAGGCTTGGAGCGGGCAGAAGGCACGTACCTTCTGGATGTTTCGGCCGGAGTTGCAGACAGTGAACAATCCCGCGCGCTATGATGCCCGTACGCGGCTGGCGGTGGAGAATATTTCGGCCGGGGGAATGCGTCTTTTCGTCGTCAATCCGGGGGGCGGCTTGCCTCCGCTCGACACCGGCGGGCAACTGGTCCTGCATTTCAGCATCTGGAACCCCAAGACGCGCAAGTACTCGTTCTTCACGGCCCTTGGCACCATCCGCAGCC
Protein-coding sequences here:
- a CDS encoding NAD(P)-dependent alcohol dehydrogenase codes for the protein MANGAKIAAGVGLTTAFGAGLTAGASEAQAKDNAMAESTVRAWGADSKEGHFHPMDIKRRAVGPNDVKMDILFAGICHSDIHTVHSDWGPAHYPLVPGHEMVGRVVAVGSNVTRFKVGDVGGVGCMVDSCGVCENCKADREQNCLNGTTFTYDSEDKVSGGFTYGGYSKAIVVKEHFVVNIPDNMDLSRVAPIMCAGITTFSPMQHWELMKGQNLAVIGLGGLGHMAVKLGAAHGANVTVFTTTQDKMADAKKMGAKEAVLWSDEAAFKRYQASFDLMISTVPVPFKIQPFLNLLKLDATLVNVGDLFDMDGINGMALAFGRHSLAGSMIGGMKETQAVVDYCASHNIAPDVEIIKPSEIERAYQSVVNKEARYRFVIDMQNA
- a CDS encoding phosphonate ABC transporter ATP-binding protein → MLKFNTSAGEVSPAAFSGEHMEIRVKGLVKSFGRNTILDGVDLAVNKGEAVALVGSNGAGKSTFLRCLLRLIEPSDGSVEMGGADVLSLGRAGLRKLRSQVGFVFQKHNLVPRLTALTNVLHGAQSRKRGPRVWWHMLATDGERQEAMRCLQLVGLSHVAEQRVDQLSGGQSQRVAIARALMQRPRIMFADEPVASLDPNAGEEVMRLFVDLIRERGLTLVYTSHSVRHALEYSDRVIGLRDGHIEMDSDSSKLNEGTLRRIYG
- the phnF gene encoding phosphonate metabolism transcriptional regulator PhnF, producing the protein MSRMKADPNVIRESERKRNLNLTDTDKGADQWHCQTMSGLNSHADDSDRRFLLDRSRRSPLWRQIASALEREITRGHFSRGERLPAESTLAKWYSVNRHTVRRALSHLQEQALVRSEKGRGTFVSEHVVEYLVSRRTRFSDNLNRQNRSHDGVLIGHHVAEAGDAVSRALQIQPTAQVSVLEILRKAEDRPLSLTTHYFPRPRFAGLHDTFRRTGSITQCLVAHGVADYFREETRILTRQATSEEARLLGLPRHCPVLETRSVNVDELGVPVDFGITRYGGDKIELVIKTFLD
- the phnE gene encoding phosphonate ABC transporter, permease protein PhnE, which gives rise to MADRTRQDNRFVYDGQATDPGLLPIRFPRPSALSFALYAAGLAFFIVSMRNINFSLTEFVHGFPYIVDLISEMFPPSLRRVDAVAMSLLETLQMALVGTVFGVVFSLVLGILASKSQTPNKVLYYFSRNLIALFRTVPDLIWALFFVVMVGLGPFAGTLAIMVDTMGFCGRFFAEAMEEVDKGPQEALEALGASRLGTVICAVIPAALPSFVNTALFSLEKATRSSVVLGLVGAGGIGIELKVSMDMFMYSEASTIILMIFCLVLLVEQLSSRLRKRII